A stretch of Phragmites australis chromosome 12, lpPhrAust1.1, whole genome shotgun sequence DNA encodes these proteins:
- the LOC133886097 gene encoding 3-ketoacyl-CoA synthase 6-like: MHQCPPRLHSRTCAHRESRVVHRRPWCTPPETSKLFKMLYQLGMAVAAAVAVLQRAWTVSTGVLVGLLPVHVLMVVSLGAGVAMLWWVCRPRNVYLVDYGCFLGEPRYRIPFATALEHARLMTYLIEEESTNFMVRLHERSGIGEETSVPDSYRYIPPERSIEASREEAELVIFSAVDKVFARTTLNPADIDTVIVTCSFTTLTPVFADVVVNRYKLRSDVQSVNLSGMGCSGALICIGLAKKLLQVAPPGKHVLIVATEILSSMLYDGTKREMLVPNVLFRMGAAAMIMSNSPERARFRLGPIVRTLTAAQDRDYRCAFQEEDDKGITGINLSKDLPVVAANALKSHIVAFGPAVLPVSELLQVAFSFLKHKLLSGRAEERYYRPAFNKVFQHFCIHPGGRRVLNEVQRGLGLSDRDMEASHMTLHRFGNMASSSLLYELAYIEAKGRMTKGDRVCMISFSPGIDCSSVVWECIKPAANPDGPWAGCIHLYPVQLPQVVKRT, from the coding sequence ATGCACCAATGCCCCCCAAGATTACATAGTCGTACATGCGCGCATAGAGAGTCACGCGTCGTGCATAGAAGACCGTGGTGCACACCACCTGAGACCAGCAAGTTATTCAAGATGCTATACCAGCTCGGTATGGCGGTGGCAGCTGCTGTCGCCGTGCTTCAGAGAGCATGGACAGTCAGCACTGGCGTCCTCGTAGGCTTGCTTCCGGTTCACGTCCTAATGGTAGTCTCTCTGGGGGCCGGCGTGGCCATGCTGTGGTGGGTTTGCCGGCCGCGGAACGTGTACCTCGTGGACTACGGCTGCTTCCTCGGCGAACCACGCTACAGGATCCCCTTCGCGACGGCCCTGGAACACGCACGCCTCATGACCTACCTGATAGAGGAGGAGAGCACCAACTTCATGGTTCGGCTGCATGAGCGGTCCGGGATCGGCGAGGAGACCAGTGTGCCGGATTCGTACCGCTATATTCCCCCCGAGCGCAGCATCGAGGCTTCCCGAGAGGAAGCCGAACTAGTCATCTTCTCCGCCGTCGACAAGGTGTTCGCCAGGACCACCCTGAATCCCGCGGACATCGACACGGTCATCGTCACCTGTAGCTTCACCACGCTGACGCCGGTGTTCGCCGACGTCGTCGTGAACAGGTACAAGCTCCGCTCTGACGTGCAGAGCGTGAACCTGTCCGGGATGGGGTGCAGTGGGGCGCTCATCTGCATCGGCCTCGCCAAGAAACTCCTGCAGGTGGCACCGCCGGGGAAGCACGTCTTGATCGTAGCCACCGAGATCCTCTCATCGATGCTCTATGACGGCACCAAACGCGAGATGCTTGTGCCCAATGTCCTCTTCCGCATGGGCGCCGCCGCAATGATCATGTCCAACTCACCAGAACGCGCCCGCTTCCGGCTCGGTCCTATCGTGCGCACGCTTACCGCTGCGCAGGACAGGGACTACCGGTGCGCATtccaggaggaggacgacaagGGAATTACAGGTATCAATCTCTCCAAGGACCTCCCCGTCGTTGCTGCGAACGCGCTCAAGAGTCACATCGTGGCCTTCGGTCCCGCTGTCCTGCCTGTTTCGGAGCTTCTCCAGGTCGCGTTTTCCTTCCTCAAGCACAAGCTCCTGAGCGGTCGTGCGGAGGAGAGGTACTACCGCCCGGCCTTCAACAAGGTGTTCCAGCACTTCTGCATCCACCCGGGCGGGCGCAGGGTGCTCAACGAGGTACAGCGTGGCCTCGGCCTCTCTGACCGTGACATGGAGGCGTCGCATATGACGCTGCACCGGTTCGGGAACATGGCGAGCAGCTCGTTGCTGTACGAGCTGGCCTACATCGAGGCCAAGGGCCGGATGACGAAGGGTGACCGGGTGTGCATGATCTCCTTCAGCCCCGGTATAGACTGCAGCAGCGTCGTATGGGAGTGCATCAAGCCGGCGGCGAACCCCGACGGACCGTGGGCCGGCTGCATCCACCTCTACCCTGTGCAGCTTCCACAAGTAGTCAAAAGGACCTAA